Proteins from a genomic interval of Bacteroidota bacterium:
- a CDS encoding aspartate 1-decarboxylase: MWVTMFRSKLHRLVVTEANLYYEGSITIDQELLQLADILPYEKVQVVNLNTGARLETYAIPGPRGSRIVCLNGPAARSGAPGDEVIVIAYAQMPLEEARRHRPRVVLVDRHNNPRQVRILESETILL; the protein is encoded by the coding sequence ATGTGGGTGACGATGTTCCGATCCAAGCTGCATCGGCTCGTGGTGACGGAGGCCAACCTATATTACGAGGGCAGCATCACGATCGATCAGGAGCTACTGCAGCTGGCCGATATCCTGCCGTATGAGAAGGTCCAGGTCGTAAACCTCAACACCGGGGCCCGGTTGGAGACCTACGCCATTCCCGGTCCGAGGGGCAGTCGCATCGTCTGCTTGAACGGCCCGGCTGCGCGCTCTGGCGCCCCGGGTGATGAGGTGATCGTGATCGCCTACGCGCAGATGCCCTTGGAGGAGGCCCGTCGGCATCGGCCGCGTGTGGTCTTGGTGGATCGGCACAACAACCCGCGCCAGGTCCGCATCCTGGAGTCGGAAACGATCCTCCTCTGA
- a CDS encoding M28 family peptidase, giving the protein MPILLLGLLLGVGLASAAAQPTRYRPDLRVLSRYQQTITPQELRAHLEFLASDELEGRETATRGQYVAARYLASWFRRLGLEPIGDGGTYYQHFDLVEQRLAEVRLRLEGPAGAQEVRSLPTDPDRLIPRAAGPDSTGGLVLAGYGIVDVQGGRDDYQGLDPRGKWVMVLDGEPHINGRSALTPNGEPSVWARQWWQKAVAARQKGAIGVIVVPEADRFEALKAEFREQAQRIGALSLAYQNRQPRASRFPPLLYLHPEAAAELLRAVGGPDWQAYRRDPRPLGLPESVRLTVRFRVEPRRHTSQNVVGLLEGVDPVLKHEYVVITAHYDHVGIGAPDSTGDRIYNGADDDGSGTVAVLELAEAFARAKAEGHGPKRSILFMAVSAEERGLLGSRYYVDHPLVPLEKTVANLNIDMIGRVDPKYERLGNPYYVYIIGSNILSSDLHAINEQMNALTTKLTLDYTYNRQDDPNRFWARSDHANFGEKGIPFIFYFTGTHADYHRPGDEPHKIHYEKMARIVQLILATTWNLANRPDRPRVDGKWFTQQ; this is encoded by the coding sequence ATGCCGATTTTGCTATTGGGGCTTTTGCTTGGGGTGGGACTCGCCTCCGCCGCGGCCCAGCCCACCCGCTATCGGCCCGATCTACGGGTGCTCAGCCGATACCAGCAGACGATCACCCCTCAAGAGCTACGTGCTCATTTGGAATTTCTGGCCTCCGATGAGCTCGAGGGCAGAGAGACGGCCACGCGAGGGCAGTATGTGGCCGCCCGCTACCTTGCCTCGTGGTTCCGGCGCTTAGGGCTTGAGCCCATCGGAGATGGCGGCACCTATTATCAGCACTTTGATCTCGTAGAACAGCGCCTGGCCGAGGTCCGGCTTCGCCTGGAAGGCCCGGCGGGCGCACAAGAGGTGCGCTCTCTTCCCACAGATCCGGATCGGCTGATCCCTCGCGCAGCGGGGCCGGATAGCACTGGCGGGCTAGTGCTGGCCGGATACGGGATTGTCGACGTGCAAGGCGGCCGAGACGATTACCAGGGCCTAGACCCTAGGGGCAAGTGGGTCATGGTCCTCGATGGGGAGCCTCATATCAACGGTCGCAGCGCGCTTACACCTAATGGCGAGCCCTCCGTGTGGGCTCGCCAATGGTGGCAGAAGGCCGTAGCGGCCCGGCAGAAGGGGGCTATCGGCGTGATCGTGGTTCCGGAAGCGGATCGTTTTGAAGCGCTTAAGGCCGAGTTTCGGGAGCAGGCCCAACGCATAGGCGCCCTGAGCCTGGCTTACCAGAATCGACAGCCCCGAGCGAGCCGGTTCCCCCCGCTGCTGTATCTGCATCCGGAGGCCGCCGCGGAGCTTCTGCGCGCAGTTGGGGGACCGGACTGGCAGGCCTACCGGCGCGATCCGAGGCCTCTCGGCTTGCCCGAAAGCGTTCGGCTGACGGTGCGTTTTCGTGTAGAGCCCCGTCGGCATACAAGCCAGAACGTGGTGGGCCTGTTGGAGGGGGTTGATCCCGTTCTGAAGCACGAATACGTTGTCATCACCGCCCACTACGATCACGTCGGCATCGGGGCTCCGGATTCCACGGGGGATCGTATTTATAACGGAGCCGACGACGACGGATCCGGCACCGTGGCCGTTCTAGAGCTCGCCGAGGCCTTTGCGCGCGCCAAGGCCGAAGGCCACGGGCCCAAGCGCAGCATCCTCTTTATGGCTGTATCGGCTGAGGAGCGGGGGCTTCTGGGGTCGCGCTACTACGTAGATCACCCCCTAGTGCCCCTGGAGAAGACCGTGGCCAATCTGAATATCGACATGATCGGCCGCGTTGATCCCAAATACGAGCGCCTGGGCAATCCGTATTACGTCTACATCATCGGCTCCAACATCCTGAGCTCCGATCTGCATGCGATCAACGAGCAGATGAACGCGCTCACGACGAAACTTACCCTAGATTACACCTACAACCGCCAGGATGATCCCAATCGGTTCTGGGCCCGCAGCGATCACGCCAACTTCGGGGAAAAAGGCATTCCGTTCATCTTCTATTTTACCGGCACGCATGCCGATTATCATCGACCGGGCGATGAGCCGCACAAAATTCACTATGAGAAGATGGCCCGCATCGTCCAGCTGATCTTGGCTACGACTTGGAATTTGGCCAATCGCCCGGATCGGCCCCGAGTGGACGGCAAATGGTTTACCCAGCAATGA
- the metK gene encoding methionine adenosyltransferase produces MPHLFTSESVSEGHPDKIADQISDAILDAMLEQDPHARVAVETLVTTGLVFIAGEVTTRAQVDIDGVVRTVIEGIGYTRSEYRFEAHSCAVLTALKKQSPDIARGVDRGGAGDQGMMFGYACRETPVYMPAPIYYAHRLLQELARIRKNSLEMPYLRPDAKSQVTIEYDDQGRPRRVHTIVLSTQHDPSVDQKRIEEDVRTILIPRVIPPELLDEHLTLYVNPTGQFVIGGPHGDTGLTGRKIVVDTYGGRAPHGGGAFSGKDPTKVDRSGAYAARHIAKNVVAAGLADECLVQIAYAIGLPKPVSVYVNTHGTGRIPDHQLTAIINRLFDLTPRGIIERFRLLRPIYRQTAVYGHFGREEFPWEALDAVELLQQEAEKVHQLGHRSAVRT; encoded by the coding sequence ATGCCGCACCTGTTTACCTCCGAGTCGGTATCTGAGGGGCATCCGGACAAAATCGCCGATCAGATCTCCGATGCGATTCTGGATGCCATGCTGGAGCAGGATCCCCATGCTCGCGTGGCCGTGGAGACCCTGGTGACCACAGGCCTGGTTTTCATCGCCGGAGAGGTTACCACGCGCGCCCAAGTCGATATCGACGGGGTCGTCCGAACCGTGATTGAGGGGATCGGCTATACCCGAAGCGAATACCGGTTTGAGGCGCACTCCTGCGCTGTCTTAACAGCTCTCAAAAAACAGTCTCCGGACATCGCACGCGGCGTGGATCGGGGAGGAGCTGGGGATCAGGGCATGATGTTCGGCTACGCCTGCCGAGAGACCCCTGTGTACATGCCGGCCCCCATCTACTACGCGCACAGGCTGTTGCAGGAATTGGCACGTATTCGCAAAAACAGCCTCGAAATGCCTTATCTAAGACCCGATGCTAAGAGCCAAGTCACGATCGAATACGACGATCAGGGGCGGCCCCGGCGCGTGCATACGATCGTACTCTCCACACAGCATGATCCAAGCGTAGACCAAAAGCGCATCGAAGAGGACGTCCGCACGATTCTCATCCCCCGCGTCATACCCCCGGAGCTTTTAGACGAGCACCTCACACTCTACGTGAACCCCACAGGGCAGTTCGTGATCGGCGGACCGCACGGCGACACCGGGCTTACGGGCCGGAAGATCGTCGTCGATACCTACGGGGGCCGCGCGCCGCACGGCGGGGGAGCCTTTAGCGGCAAAGATCCCACCAAGGTGGACCGATCCGGGGCTTACGCGGCCCGGCACATCGCGAAAAACGTCGTGGCTGCGGGCCTGGCCGACGAATGCCTGGTGCAGATCGCCTACGCCATCGGCCTACCGAAGCCGGTTTCCGTTTACGTCAACACGCACGGCACGGGCCGAATACCGGATCACCAGCTAACCGCCATTATCAACAGGCTTTTCGATCTCACCCCTCGAGGCATTATCGAGCGTTTCCGCCTGCTTCGTCCCATTTACCGGCAGACCGCGGTCTACGGACACTTCGGCCGCGAAGAGTTCCCGTGGGAAGCTTTAGATGCCGTAGAGCTGCTGCAGCAAGAAGCCGAAAAGGTGCATCAGCTCGGCCACCGCAGTGCTGTGCGCACTTAA
- the radA gene encoding DNA repair protein RadA: MPKTATRFLCQACAYASPRWLGQCPACGAWNTLVEEAPIASLGIRRSGSVQEAPVVMPLEAVKPLEESRWATGIGELDRVLGGGLMRGSVVLLGGDPGIGKSTLLLQLAERLSDRRLLYVTGEESLEQVRHRAQRLGLAVGDLYVLAETDLERIFAAVEAVQPELVMLDSIQTVYAPELESAPGSIAQVRECAARLVRMAKATGRTVLLVGHVTKEGWVAGPRTLEHVVDAVLQFEGDRQYAYRVLRAIKNRFGSTHEIGIFEMTGSGLREVSNPSALFLAERRTEVSGSAVVAAMEGTRPLLVEVQALVAPTAFGTPTRTSAGLDVRRLAVLLAVLERRAGLSLAYQDVYVNVVGGIRLQEPAVDLAVVAAVASSFRDRPIPAELVLIGEVGLAGELRTASALERRLEEAARLGFRHALVPEPPSGVRIRASGLELLYAGTLVEALELMGCL; the protein is encoded by the coding sequence GTGCCCAAGACGGCCACCCGATTCCTCTGCCAGGCCTGCGCCTATGCAAGTCCTCGTTGGCTGGGACAGTGCCCCGCCTGCGGGGCCTGGAACACCTTGGTGGAGGAGGCCCCGATAGCTTCGCTCGGCATTCGGCGTTCGGGTTCCGTTCAAGAAGCTCCGGTCGTTATGCCGCTAGAAGCGGTCAAGCCTCTAGAGGAGTCCCGTTGGGCTACGGGGATCGGGGAGTTAGATCGCGTGCTCGGCGGCGGCCTGATGCGGGGCTCCGTGGTGTTGCTGGGTGGCGATCCGGGCATCGGCAAATCTACGCTGCTTCTTCAGCTCGCGGAGCGCTTAAGCGATCGCCGCCTGTTGTACGTGACCGGGGAGGAATCTTTAGAGCAGGTGCGCCATCGGGCTCAGCGGCTCGGACTTGCGGTCGGGGATCTGTATGTGCTGGCCGAGACGGATCTGGAGCGCATCTTTGCGGCCGTAGAAGCGGTCCAGCCCGAGCTTGTGATGCTGGATTCCATTCAGACCGTGTACGCGCCGGAGCTGGAGAGCGCCCCGGGCAGTATAGCGCAGGTGCGCGAATGCGCGGCTCGGCTCGTTCGCATGGCCAAGGCCACGGGCCGCACGGTCTTGCTTGTGGGGCACGTGACCAAGGAGGGCTGGGTGGCTGGGCCGCGCACACTAGAGCATGTTGTTGACGCCGTCTTGCAGTTTGAGGGCGATCGGCAATATGCCTATCGCGTGCTTCGGGCGATCAAGAACCGCTTTGGCTCCACCCACGAGATCGGGATCTTCGAGATGACCGGCTCAGGCCTGCGCGAGGTATCCAACCCCTCGGCGTTGTTTTTGGCCGAGCGTCGGACGGAGGTGAGTGGCTCAGCCGTGGTGGCGGCGATGGAGGGCACGCGCCCCCTGCTTGTGGAGGTGCAGGCGCTTGTGGCGCCTACGGCCTTCGGGACGCCCACGCGCACAAGCGCTGGCCTCGATGTGCGGCGGCTTGCCGTGCTCCTGGCGGTGCTCGAAAGACGGGCGGGCTTGTCGTTGGCCTATCAAGATGTCTACGTCAACGTCGTGGGCGGAATCCGGCTTCAGGAGCCCGCGGTGGACTTGGCTGTAGTAGCGGCCGTGGCCTCAAGCTTTCGCGATCGGCCCATCCCGGCAGAGCTGGTCCTGATCGGCGAGGTGGGGTTAGCGGGGGAACTGCGGACCGCAAGTGCCCTGGAGCGCAGGTTGGAAGAGGCGGCCCGACTGGGATTTCGACACGCTCTAGTGCCGGAGCCTCCGTCTGGAGTGCGCATACGGGCATCGGGGCTGGAACTTTTGTACGCCGGCACGCTTGTGGAAGCCCTGGAGCTAATGGGATGTTTATAA
- a CDS encoding aspartate carbamoyltransferase catalytic subunit yields the protein MHAQAVAPLTHLEHRHLLGLEDYSAAEIELILEAARYFRQILERPVKKVPTLRDRTVVNLFFEPSTRTRISFELAERRLSADVVSFQAAGSSLSKGETLRDTARNLEAMKIDMLVVRHWASGVPHQLARWTSAQIINAGDGAHEHPTQALLDLYTLQERFGRIRGLRVAIVGDIAHSRVARSNIHGLRKLGASVIVCGPPTLLPAGIETLGVDVTTNLEEALKGAHAVIALRLQRERQQSGLLPSLREYHFTYGIRAEHLERYPDLVILHPGPINRGVELADEVADSPQAVILDQVTNGVAVRMAVLYLLAGMPKPETLP from the coding sequence ATGCACGCTCAAGCTGTCGCCCCCCTTACGCACCTGGAACACCGGCATCTGCTGGGGCTAGAGGACTACTCGGCCGCCGAGATCGAGCTCATCTTGGAGGCGGCCCGGTACTTTCGCCAGATACTGGAGCGGCCCGTTAAAAAAGTGCCCACGCTGCGCGATCGCACCGTCGTCAACCTGTTTTTTGAACCCTCCACGCGCACGCGGATCTCCTTCGAGCTCGCCGAACGCCGCCTGTCGGCCGATGTGGTCTCCTTTCAGGCTGCGGGCTCCAGCCTGTCCAAAGGCGAGACGCTGCGCGATACGGCCCGAAACCTGGAGGCGATGAAGATCGACATGCTCGTCGTCCGGCATTGGGCCTCTGGCGTACCGCATCAGCTAGCGCGCTGGACGTCAGCCCAGATCATCAACGCCGGCGACGGGGCCCACGAGCATCCCACACAGGCGCTATTGGACCTCTACACGCTGCAGGAGCGCTTCGGACGCATCAGGGGGCTGCGGGTGGCTATCGTCGGGGACATCGCGCACAGCCGCGTGGCGCGCTCCAACATCCACGGGCTGCGCAAGCTGGGGGCCTCCGTGATCGTCTGCGGCCCCCCTACGCTGCTTCCTGCGGGAATCGAAACGCTGGGCGTAGACGTCACCACGAACCTAGAGGAGGCCTTGAAAGGGGCCCACGCCGTGATCGCGCTGCGCCTGCAGCGCGAACGCCAGCAGTCCGGTCTTTTGCCGAGCCTTCGGGAATACCACTTCACCTACGGCATCCGAGCCGAACACCTAGAGCGCTACCCCGATCTCGTCATCCTACACCCGGGCCCTATCAACCGAGGCGTGGAGCTGGCCGACGAGGTGGCCGACTCCCCTCAGGCCGTGATCCTAGATCAGGTCACCAACGGAGTGGCCGTGCGCATGGCTGTCTTGTACCTGCTGGCGGGCATGCCAAAGCCTGAGACCCTTCCGTAG
- the panC gene encoding pantoate--beta-alanine ligase, which translates to MEIIQDIRQMQRRATELRAQSRRIAVVPTMGALHDGHLALVRMARQHADVVIVTLFVNPIQFGPHEDYARYPRDWQGDLHKADAAGVDILFAPSVEAMYPNGYQTYVVVTELSRPLEGAMRPGHFRGVTTVVSKLFHLTCPHVAVFGQKDAQQALIIRRMVRDLNFDVDILIHPIVREPDGLAMSSRNVYLSPQERAQAPVLYRALQWAEGQILSGERNPDRLIEGIRRILAEAHLARIDYVAVCDTERLDDVAELHPGQEVLVALAVRFGSTRLLDNILITVPER; encoded by the coding sequence TTGGAGATTATTCAGGATATTCGGCAAATGCAGCGCCGGGCCACGGAGCTGCGTGCACAAAGCCGGCGCATCGCGGTCGTGCCCACCATGGGTGCGTTGCACGACGGCCATCTGGCCCTCGTGCGTATGGCCCGGCAACACGCCGACGTCGTCATCGTCACGCTTTTCGTCAACCCCATTCAGTTCGGGCCCCATGAGGATTATGCGCGTTACCCGCGCGATTGGCAAGGAGATCTGCATAAGGCCGACGCCGCGGGGGTGGACATCCTGTTCGCGCCCAGCGTGGAGGCTATGTATCCGAATGGATATCAGACGTATGTCGTGGTCACCGAGCTCAGCCGTCCCCTGGAGGGTGCCATGCGGCCTGGGCATTTTCGGGGTGTGACCACGGTTGTGAGCAAGCTCTTTCACCTGACCTGCCCGCACGTGGCCGTCTTCGGGCAAAAAGACGCCCAGCAGGCCCTGATCATCCGGCGCATGGTGCGGGATCTGAATTTTGACGTCGACATCCTCATCCATCCCATCGTCCGGGAGCCCGATGGGTTAGCCATGAGCTCCCGAAATGTCTACCTTTCGCCGCAGGAGCGCGCCCAGGCCCCTGTGCTGTATCGGGCTCTGCAATGGGCTGAGGGGCAGATTCTATCGGGGGAACGAAATCCGGATCGACTCATTGAAGGCATACGCCGGATTCTCGCGGAGGCCCACTTGGCGCGCATCGATTACGTGGCCGTCTGCGACACAGAACGCCTAGATGACGTGGCCGAGCTCCATCCAGGCCAGGAGGTACTTGTGGCCCTGGCCGTGCGCTTCGGCTCGACCCGGCTGCTGGACAACATCCTCATAACCGTTCCGGAGCGGTAG
- a CDS encoding tetratricopeptide repeat protein has product MSASSPTATLDNEYLAQLIARAETLPETLRGRLLEANRLYQEGLYGKAAERYEALLQEGLPPEVRADVLLQLIASLNWIKDERVFAYINLLEPVTDFQRALLSLRTGVALMDIAHDYKTALSWFDQACEQFAATGEKDWELRAMNNRAKCYHQMGMFEEARRELRTVYYIARRHGLRERMLVVTLNLGVLAEDEGNWEEAERYYRKAYEVAMDMGARRLQALCLYNLATLHHDQGFYGLAIEYYELALALYREMGAERDVAEKSARLEEALRGREQVLENLGRIVGTMTVRELRQRYIAGLVRSFLKVPGIPTREKLAERIGVTRQTIYKNIRDAVEAGLLPREAAADE; this is encoded by the coding sequence ATGAGCGCTTCTTCGCCTACGGCCACGTTAGACAACGAATATTTAGCCCAACTCATCGCGCGCGCTGAGACGCTTCCCGAAACGCTCCGAGGGCGTCTGTTAGAGGCCAACCGCCTCTATCAGGAGGGCCTGTACGGGAAGGCGGCCGAACGCTATGAGGCGCTCCTCCAGGAGGGTTTGCCCCCAGAGGTGCGCGCCGATGTGCTTCTGCAGCTTATCGCCTCCTTAAACTGGATCAAGGATGAGCGGGTCTTCGCGTACATTAACCTGCTGGAGCCCGTTACGGACTTTCAGCGGGCCCTGCTAAGCTTGCGCACGGGTGTAGCGTTGATGGACATCGCACACGACTACAAGACCGCCCTGAGCTGGTTTGATCAAGCCTGCGAGCAGTTCGCCGCCACAGGCGAAAAGGATTGGGAGCTGCGGGCGATGAACAACCGGGCCAAATGCTACCACCAAATGGGCATGTTTGAAGAGGCCCGACGTGAATTGCGCACCGTGTACTATATCGCCCGCCGACATGGGCTGCGCGAGCGGATGCTTGTGGTCACCCTCAACCTGGGCGTGTTGGCCGAGGACGAGGGCAATTGGGAGGAGGCAGAGCGCTACTACCGCAAGGCCTACGAGGTCGCCATGGATATGGGCGCCCGGCGCCTGCAGGCTTTGTGCCTATACAACCTGGCCACGCTGCATCATGATCAGGGTTTCTACGGATTGGCGATAGAATACTACGAGCTGGCCCTGGCCTTATATCGGGAAATGGGGGCGGAGCGGGACGTGGCCGAAAAAAGCGCTCGCCTGGAGGAGGCCCTTCGAGGTCGGGAGCAAGTTCTAGAAAACCTGGGCCGCATAGTGGGCACGATGACCGTGCGCGAACTCCGGCAGCGTTACATCGCCGGTCTGGTCCGAAGCTTTCTCAAAGTGCCCGGCATACCGACCCGGGAGAAGCTAGCCGAACGCATCGGGGTTACCCGTCAAACCATCTACAAAAATATTCGCGACGCTGTAGAAGCCGGCTTGCTGCCGCGTGAGGCGGCGGCCGACGAGTAG
- the pyrR gene encoding bifunctional pyr operon transcriptional regulator/uracil phosphoribosyltransferase PyrR: MASVGLVKARLLDASELERLLRRLGQEIIEPAAELDRLALVGLQTRGVFLARRIAAWIAHDEGHSVPVGALDVTLYRDDLRLRPGPRMRPTELPFTVEDRMIVLVDDVLHTGRTVRAAMDALLDYGRPAAIQLAVLIDRGGRELPICADYVGRRIPTTAQERIRVALREVDAEDAVYLLEVSP; encoded by the coding sequence ATGGCGTCGGTAGGCCTCGTTAAGGCCCGTCTGCTGGATGCATCGGAGCTAGAGCGGCTGCTGCGCCGCCTGGGGCAGGAGATCATCGAGCCCGCAGCCGAACTGGACCGGCTCGCTTTGGTGGGCCTGCAGACGCGCGGCGTGTTTTTGGCCCGCCGCATCGCCGCCTGGATCGCGCACGATGAGGGGCACTCGGTTCCCGTGGGGGCGCTGGATGTTACGCTCTATCGGGACGACCTGCGCCTGCGGCCCGGACCTCGGATGCGCCCCACCGAGCTGCCGTTTACGGTTGAGGACCGCATGATCGTGCTCGTAGACGACGTGCTCCATACGGGCCGCACGGTGCGCGCCGCCATGGACGCGCTGCTCGATTATGGACGACCGGCGGCGATCCAACTGGCCGTGCTCATCGACCGCGGAGGAAGGGAGCTTCCGATCTGCGCCGACTACGTGGGCCGGCGCATCCCCACCACAGCCCAAGAGCGCATCCGAGTCGCCCTGCGTGAGGTGGACGCCGAAGACGCGGTCTATCTGCTTGAGGTTTCGCCCTGA